One part of the Musa acuminata AAA Group cultivar baxijiao chromosome BXJ1-5, Cavendish_Baxijiao_AAA, whole genome shotgun sequence genome encodes these proteins:
- the LOC103983804 gene encoding BEL1-like homeodomain protein 11 isoform X3 — protein sequence MPCVFLHHALEEHAKESSSRIIRQHPVTNMDDRPTYFEDFHSCAFHLDRRNQDDFLQLSSMQDQLHSPEMQFFGPTDPVQVRVTEDSAIAKRHSVHPQAKEHEIGRRDLKELNWPRESCGTPQNLASMASVLQHSRYLKPAQELLDEIVSVRSAAELSSDEEFRRIRSARMTNRAGRKSLQVEEIINCEGNLQEANNYSSEEDKQHDVEVRVVKLVALLDELESRYQQYFHRMDRVISLFEAVAGRGVAATYTALTIQAMSRHFSKLRDAILTQIHVSREPLPHREELQSLHRNPPQRRPADETMRQKREALQKLAIIQAQQAWRPLRGLPEDSVAVLRTWLFENFLHPYPDDTEKLMLASKTGLTRNQISNWFINARVRIWKPMIEEMYREEFAEDTGNLSTSS from the exons ATGCCATGTGTGTTTCTGCATCATGCTCTAG AAGAACATGCCAAGGAATCATCTTCAAGAATTATAAGGCAACATCCGGTCACCAACATGGATGATCGGCCAACCTATTTTGAGGACTTCCATTCCTGTGCTTTTCACTTGGACAGAAGAAACCAAGATGATTTCCTTCAATTAAGCAGCATGCAGGATCAGCTCCACTCACCAGAAATGCAgttcttcggaccaaccgatccaGTTCAGGTTCGAGTAACCGAAGATTCTGCGATCGCCAAGAGGCATTCGGTGCATCCTCAAG CAAAAGAACATGAGATTGGAAGACGAGATTTAAAGGAGCTCAATTGGCCAAGAGAAAGCTGTGGTACTCCTCAAAACCTGGCATCCATGGCTTCTGTACTCCAGCATTCTCGGTATCTGAAGCCTGCTCAGGAGCTGCTTGATGAGATTGTGTCTGTAAGAAGTGCAGCCGAGCTGAGTTCTGATGAAGAATTCAGAAGGATTAGGTCAGCTCGAATGACTAACAGAGCTGGTAGAAAGTCTCTGCAGGTGGAAGAAATCATCAACTGTGAAGGAAATTTGCAAGAAGCTAACAACTACTCATCTGAGGAGGATAAGCAGCATGATGTTGAAGTTAGAGTTGTGAAGCTTGTTGCCCTGTTGGATGAG CTTGAGAGCCGATACCAGCAGTACTTCCATCGAATGGACCGAGTGATATCACTGTTTGAGGCTGTTGCAGGCAGAGGAGTTGCCGCAACTTACACTGCTCTCACAATTCAAGCCATGTCCCGCCACTTCTCTAAGCTCAGGGATGCCATCCTCACTCAAATCCATGTCTCAAGAGAGCCTCTTCCTCACCGAGAAGAGTTGCAAAGCCTCCACCGGAATCCTCCGCAACGGCGGCCGGCTGACGAAACCATGCGGCAGAAAAGAGAAGCTCTGCAGAAGCTGGCCATCATCCAAGCTCAGCAAGCTTGGAGGCCGCTCAGGGGATTGCCCGAAGACTCTGTGGCCGTCCTCCGGACTTGGCTGTTCGAAAACTTTCTTCATCC ATATCCTGATGACACTGAGAAACTCATGCTGGCTTCCAAGACAGGCTTGACAAGAAACCAA ATTTCCAACTGGTTCATAAACGCACGAGTTCGGATATGGAAGCCGATGATAGAGGAGATGTACAGGGAGGAGTTTGCAGAGGACACTGGAAACCTAAGCACGTCCTCTTAG
- the LOC103983804 gene encoding BEL1-like homeodomain protein 11 isoform X1 — translation MPCVFLHHALEEHAKESSSRIIRQHPVTNMDDRPTYFEDFHSCAFHLDRRNQDDFLQLSSMQDQLHSPEMQFFGPTDPVQVRVTEDSAIAKRHSVHPQGEKEDDLHDFIYGWTHGLSLTLGSRLSSNADGAYDCEPAKEHEIGRRDLKELNWPRESCGTPQNLASMASVLQHSRYLKPAQELLDEIVSVRSAAELSSDEEFRRIRSARMTNRAGRKSLQVEEIINCEGNLQEANNYSSEEDKQHDVEVRVVKLVALLDELESRYQQYFHRMDRVISLFEAVAGRGVAATYTALTIQAMSRHFSKLRDAILTQIHVSREPLPHREELQSLHRNPPQRRPADETMRQKREALQKLAIIQAQQAWRPLRGLPEDSVAVLRTWLFENFLHPYPDDTEKLMLASKTGLTRNQISNWFINARVRIWKPMIEEMYREEFAEDTGNLSTSS, via the exons ATGCCATGTGTGTTTCTGCATCATGCTCTAG AAGAACATGCCAAGGAATCATCTTCAAGAATTATAAGGCAACATCCGGTCACCAACATGGATGATCGGCCAACCTATTTTGAGGACTTCCATTCCTGTGCTTTTCACTTGGACAGAAGAAACCAAGATGATTTCCTTCAATTAAGCAGCATGCAGGATCAGCTCCACTCACCAGAAATGCAgttcttcggaccaaccgatccaGTTCAGGTTCGAGTAACCGAAGATTCTGCGATCGCCAAGAGGCATTCGGTGCATCCTCAAGGTGAGAAAGAGGATGATCTGCATGACTTCATATATGGTTGGACTCATGGCCTGTCATTAACTCTTGGTTCACGCTTATCATCCAATGCTGATGGTGCTTACGACTGCGAACCAGCAAAAGAACATGAGATTGGAAGACGAGATTTAAAGGAGCTCAATTGGCCAAGAGAAAGCTGTGGTACTCCTCAAAACCTGGCATCCATGGCTTCTGTACTCCAGCATTCTCGGTATCTGAAGCCTGCTCAGGAGCTGCTTGATGAGATTGTGTCTGTAAGAAGTGCAGCCGAGCTGAGTTCTGATGAAGAATTCAGAAGGATTAGGTCAGCTCGAATGACTAACAGAGCTGGTAGAAAGTCTCTGCAGGTGGAAGAAATCATCAACTGTGAAGGAAATTTGCAAGAAGCTAACAACTACTCATCTGAGGAGGATAAGCAGCATGATGTTGAAGTTAGAGTTGTGAAGCTTGTTGCCCTGTTGGATGAG CTTGAGAGCCGATACCAGCAGTACTTCCATCGAATGGACCGAGTGATATCACTGTTTGAGGCTGTTGCAGGCAGAGGAGTTGCCGCAACTTACACTGCTCTCACAATTCAAGCCATGTCCCGCCACTTCTCTAAGCTCAGGGATGCCATCCTCACTCAAATCCATGTCTCAAGAGAGCCTCTTCCTCACCGAGAAGAGTTGCAAAGCCTCCACCGGAATCCTCCGCAACGGCGGCCGGCTGACGAAACCATGCGGCAGAAAAGAGAAGCTCTGCAGAAGCTGGCCATCATCCAAGCTCAGCAAGCTTGGAGGCCGCTCAGGGGATTGCCCGAAGACTCTGTGGCCGTCCTCCGGACTTGGCTGTTCGAAAACTTTCTTCATCC ATATCCTGATGACACTGAGAAACTCATGCTGGCTTCCAAGACAGGCTTGACAAGAAACCAA ATTTCCAACTGGTTCATAAACGCACGAGTTCGGATATGGAAGCCGATGATAGAGGAGATGTACAGGGAGGAGTTTGCAGAGGACACTGGAAACCTAAGCACGTCCTCTTAG
- the LOC135674897 gene encoding auxin-responsive protein IAA4-like: MEAEASYVKDTELRLGLPGTHAPAATRGSKRALPEDDEKSHGKSKARVVGWPPIQSYRKNSFRARKAEAEAAGSYVKVSMDGAPYLRKIDLRVYRGYKELREALEDMFGCFSLGEASGAEGCTGSEHAMAYEDKDGDLMLVGDVPWEMFISSCKRLRIMKGSEARGLG; this comes from the exons ATGGAAGCTGAGGCGAGCTACGTCAAGGACACCGAGCTAAGGCTCGGTTTGCCAGGCACCCACGCGCCGGCAGCAACGAGGGGAAGCAAACGAGCGCTGCCGGAGGACGACGAGAAGAGCCATGGCAAGAGCAA GGCTCGAGTGGTGGGGTGGCCGCCGATCCAGTCGTACAGGAAGAACAGCTTCCGGGCGAGGAAGGCGGAGGCGGAAGCCGCCGGATCTTACGTGAAGGTTAGCATGGACGGGGCTCCCTACTTGAGGAAGATTGATCTTAGGGTTTACAGGGGTTACAAGGAGCTCAGGGAAGCCTTGGAGGACATGTTCGGATGCTTTTCTCTGG GAGAAGCGTCTGGGGCAGAAGGGTGCACTGGATCTGAACATGCCATGGCTTACGAAGACAAAGATGGAGACTTGATGTTGGTTGGAGATGTCCCATGGGA GATGTTCATCTCTTCCTGCAAAAGACTCAGGATAATGAAAGGATCTGAAGCAAGAGGCTTAGGATGA
- the LOC103983804 gene encoding BEL1-like homeodomain protein 11 isoform X2 yields MDDRPTYFEDFHSCAFHLDRRNQDDFLQLSSMQDQLHSPEMQFFGPTDPVQVRVTEDSAIAKRHSVHPQGEKEDDLHDFIYGWTHGLSLTLGSRLSSNADGAYDCEPAKEHEIGRRDLKELNWPRESCGTPQNLASMASVLQHSRYLKPAQELLDEIVSVRSAAELSSDEEFRRIRSARMTNRAGRKSLQVEEIINCEGNLQEANNYSSEEDKQHDVEVRVVKLVALLDELESRYQQYFHRMDRVISLFEAVAGRGVAATYTALTIQAMSRHFSKLRDAILTQIHVSREPLPHREELQSLHRNPPQRRPADETMRQKREALQKLAIIQAQQAWRPLRGLPEDSVAVLRTWLFENFLHPYPDDTEKLMLASKTGLTRNQISNWFINARVRIWKPMIEEMYREEFAEDTGNLSTSS; encoded by the exons ATGGATGATCGGCCAACCTATTTTGAGGACTTCCATTCCTGTGCTTTTCACTTGGACAGAAGAAACCAAGATGATTTCCTTCAATTAAGCAGCATGCAGGATCAGCTCCACTCACCAGAAATGCAgttcttcggaccaaccgatccaGTTCAGGTTCGAGTAACCGAAGATTCTGCGATCGCCAAGAGGCATTCGGTGCATCCTCAAGGTGAGAAAGAGGATGATCTGCATGACTTCATATATGGTTGGACTCATGGCCTGTCATTAACTCTTGGTTCACGCTTATCATCCAATGCTGATGGTGCTTACGACTGCGAACCAGCAAAAGAACATGAGATTGGAAGACGAGATTTAAAGGAGCTCAATTGGCCAAGAGAAAGCTGTGGTACTCCTCAAAACCTGGCATCCATGGCTTCTGTACTCCAGCATTCTCGGTATCTGAAGCCTGCTCAGGAGCTGCTTGATGAGATTGTGTCTGTAAGAAGTGCAGCCGAGCTGAGTTCTGATGAAGAATTCAGAAGGATTAGGTCAGCTCGAATGACTAACAGAGCTGGTAGAAAGTCTCTGCAGGTGGAAGAAATCATCAACTGTGAAGGAAATTTGCAAGAAGCTAACAACTACTCATCTGAGGAGGATAAGCAGCATGATGTTGAAGTTAGAGTTGTGAAGCTTGTTGCCCTGTTGGATGAG CTTGAGAGCCGATACCAGCAGTACTTCCATCGAATGGACCGAGTGATATCACTGTTTGAGGCTGTTGCAGGCAGAGGAGTTGCCGCAACTTACACTGCTCTCACAATTCAAGCCATGTCCCGCCACTTCTCTAAGCTCAGGGATGCCATCCTCACTCAAATCCATGTCTCAAGAGAGCCTCTTCCTCACCGAGAAGAGTTGCAAAGCCTCCACCGGAATCCTCCGCAACGGCGGCCGGCTGACGAAACCATGCGGCAGAAAAGAGAAGCTCTGCAGAAGCTGGCCATCATCCAAGCTCAGCAAGCTTGGAGGCCGCTCAGGGGATTGCCCGAAGACTCTGTGGCCGTCCTCCGGACTTGGCTGTTCGAAAACTTTCTTCATCC ATATCCTGATGACACTGAGAAACTCATGCTGGCTTCCAAGACAGGCTTGACAAGAAACCAA ATTTCCAACTGGTTCATAAACGCACGAGTTCGGATATGGAAGCCGATGATAGAGGAGATGTACAGGGAGGAGTTTGCAGAGGACACTGGAAACCTAAGCACGTCCTCTTAG